Within the Kluyveromyces lactis strain NRRL Y-1140 chromosome A complete sequence genome, the region ACGGCATCGATTTCATGATGATCAACGAGACCTTTAATTGCTAGTCCGTAGGTTCTGTAGTAATTTTCTCTTAGCTCCCTGGCAGTTTCATTATCCAGGTTGAACTTCATTTGAAAGTACTGATGAATGGACTGTTCCATTAAGTCATGAATCCTTAACGATTTTTTATAAAGGCAGTTATctatatcaaagaagaacacCTTGAGATTTGGATCCGGTTTAGGAATAGGTTGATCTGGATCAAATGTAACCTTTGATCCGGGATAAGTTAAAGACTCCAAATGCTGTCTGTTGATGCGCAATTTATCCTTTGTTTGTAATGTGTATTCCGATAATGTAGAGTATGTCATTCTGAAAACTCGATCTAACCTTCTTTGCATTTATAATAGAAGTTAatcaacagcaacagcaatgCCAATAACAATCTCCAAGAGGACGTATGCAAATCAACAAGCAAAGTTTAATGCCTTGATTAAATCTGCACAAAGCTGCTCCCCTTTTATATCTCAAAATGACAAAATGTGCAAGCGCTGACTCGTGTATGCTGACGGTTCATATTAACATAGCTttaaaaaataaaatagaGTCACGTGGGAAGGACGTAATCCTTATCTGCGACATAAATCTTGGTGTGATAAGTATTAAGCTGTTGACCGAGATGCACCTTCAGTATGCTGAAAGGCTGCTGAAGATGGGGAAACGCATTATTCGAGCAACTATAGCTGGTGTCAAGAGTAGTAATAATATCCTATTTCGTACTACATAGAAAGATAAGTTACATAATGAGAATTATTTCTTTCTAGCAGAAGGGCATCGACAAGCGTATTCATATTGGATGCGCTATAACTTGGTTTATCTCCATTGTTATCTTCCAATATTCTGATACGCTCTTTCTCCAGCATTTGGCTGAGTTTATCGGTAATCTGTCGATACTGAGTTTCACTTGTGAACGATTTTAGATGTACTAGCAGTTCAGATACTTTCTCTTTGCAAtcatgaagaagaatcctTCTAGAGTCAGTGAGTCCTAATTCGTACATTGTAATATCTTTTACCAGAGTTGAAGTCTTCTTGTCTGTATCATATGGATCTATCAATTCAGGTTCCTTGATTTCGTCGTCTTTGTGGGcattccaatttttcaattcgGCCTCATATTGTGATATCAGTCTGTTAGACATAGCTTCACGGAAGCTTTCGGTCTTCATGAACTGAGCGACCTTTGGCGAAACGCTTCCAGATAAGATATCCGGATGCTGCACAATTTGATCAAACAGCCAAGTATGAACTCTGCtatcaaattgatattttgattcttctgtAAGTGACAGTAGCGAAAGGTATTGATCTAAGGTTAATGACGGCTTTTCCGTTATTACCCATTCCCCTAGTTTTTCACAGTAATCCAATACATTTCCAGTTATCGGCAAATCCgagaaagaagacaaaAGCTTGTCCAAGCTATCCGACACTGAAGGATCACGTTTGAATTTTGTCAATGCTACTACCCATGAACTCACTTTGAGGGTGTTCTGTACCTCATCTATGTTGAAGTCATAGGACTCCTCAAGATGTTGCTTCTGAACCGAGCTAGAGAACGATGACTCTCGACCATAAGTACCGTCACTTCCTCTTCGCTTAGCCACCTTCATGGATGGCAATTCGGTATCATTCATCCTGGGCAACAAATCCTCATCACCAAAGCACAATTGCAAAAGATCTGAATCCAAATCCTGGATATTCTCATAAAGAGAGTGTATCTGCTCATTGGTATCGACAACAGCTTGGTAGTTGCTTTTCAATGCCTTCCCAAATTCCTCACGAAGTTTAACCACATCTCTACTCAATTGAACAGAAATGTCCCTCACTTCGGCCACAGATTTCTCTCTAAATAGACTAGCAGACATATCAGTATAACAAACAGACAGTTAGCTTTCGTTACTTCTATTTTCAACGGATAATACGTGTATGTGAACGTGAATGCGAATGCGTGTATCTGCTTCCAAGATTCAACACTTTCGTCGTCATTCAATGAGTTATCTTAACAAAGCTGTGGTTTCTCTTTACCATCCATTGGTTCTCAGACTGAATATATTGGGTACAGCTGAACAAAGTtcatgaaattgaaatttatcaaaaaacaaaagtCTATTAAGCTCCCTTTGACAGTCGAACCGGCgctctttgttttttttctgagGAATTCCACTTTTTTTGCATAAGCAAGAAGCACGACCTTCGTCATTTCATATAAAGAAATGTGAAAGGCTATATTCTCGCTTTATACGAGGCGAGATATCGAAGAATTcgttgaaaagaattttcagaagaaagatCGAATTTTGCAAAAGCTCATCTCTCTGATTTAATATTTAGAAACTAAACTATACCCATCTTAGAGAGTTTAAAATCTAATAAAAGTTAGAAATGGATATACCATTATATACACAGTTGTTTCCTTTGTATTCTTAGATTAGATCCACATATATCCAAGCTATTTAACCTCTTatttgttcatcatttAGAGAGTATTGAATTATAAAGAAAGCGTCTGATAGCCTTTTTTTGTTAGTTGCTACAGAGACTTATTATTCATACACAGGTATTTGAACAAGTTCGAGATATATCTTCCATATTTGTCAGTGATATTCACGCATATTCGGAACAGGTAACACGTTAATATAAAgtacaaagaaaatggcTCCAGTATCTGCATCTAAGGCAAAGAGAGATGCCAAAAAAGCCGAAAGAGACGCCAAGAGGGTTGCTGCTGGTAAGACTACCAGAAGATCCAAGAAGGAAGATGAAACAGTTGATGAAGCCGCCGCTGCAGCTGACAAAATTGCACAATTGAAGTTGCAACAAGATAAAGACGGTATATCTGACCGTGTCGTTACCGGTGTTCTAGATTCATTGGAAACTTCTCGTGATATTAAGCTATCTTCTGTTTCCTTGTTGTTCCACGGTAAAGTTTTGATCCAAGATTCCCAATTGGAATTAAATTATGGTCGTCGTTATGGTTTATTGGGTGAAAACGGTTGTGGTAAGTCCACTTTCTTGAAGGCTGTTGCCAGCAGAGAATACCCAATTCCtgaaaatattgatatttaTTTGTTGGACGAACCTGCTGAGCCAAGTGAATATTCCGCTTTGGAATACGTCGTCAGGGAAGCTCAAggtgaattgaaaagattggaaGATTTGGTAGAAAAGATTCTCTTGGAAGATGGTCCTGAATCTGATCTATTGGAACCACTATACGAAAGAATGGACGATATGGATCCATCCACTTTCGAATCCAGAGCTGCTATTATCTTGATTGGTTTGGGTTTCAACTCTAAGACTATCAACAAGAAGACCAAGGACATGTCTGGTGGTTGGAAGATGCGTGTCGCTCTTGCTAAGGCTTTGTTCGTTAAGCCAACtcttttgttgttggaTGACCCAACCGCGcatttggatttggaagCTTGTGTTTGGTTagaagaatatttgaagagattCGACAGAACTTTGGTTCTTGTCTCTCATTCtcaagatttcttgaacgGTGTTTGTACCAATATGTTAGATATGAGATTACAAAAGTTGATGGCATACGGTGGTAATTACGACTCCTACGTTAAGACTCGTTCCGAATTGGAGACCAATCAAATGAAACAATACACCaaacaacaagaagaaattgctCATATCAAGAAGTTCATTGCTTCTGCTGGTACTTATGCCAACTTAGTTAAGCAAGCCAAGTCTAGACAAAAGATTTTGGACAAAATGGAAGCGGATGGTTTGATTCAACCAGTTGCTGCCGACAAGGTCTTCTCCTTCAGATTCCCAGAGGTTGAAAGATTACCACCTCCAGTTTTGGCATTCGATGATATTTCCTTCTCTTACGATGGTAACTCAGAAAACAACCTATACGAACATTTAGACTTTGGTGTTGATATGGACTCTAGAATTGCTTTAGTCGGTCCAAATGGTGTTGGTAAATCTactttgttgaagattATGACTGGTCAATTGACCACTCAAAGCGGTCGTGTTTCCAGACACAGTCACGTCAAATTGGGTGTTTACTCCCAACATTCTCAAGACCAATTGGACTTGACCAAGTCTGCCTTGGAATTCGTCCGTGATAAGTATCCACATGTCTCTCAGGATTTCCAATACTGGAGAGGTCAACTAGGTCGTTACGGTCTAACAGGTGAAGGTCAAACCGTTCAAATGGGTACTCTTTCTGAAGGTCAAAGATCAAGAGTGGTGTTTGCATTGCTTGCATTGGAACAACCAAATGTCCTACTATTAGATGAACCTACTAACGGTTTGGATATTCCAACTATTGACTCTTTGGCTGACGCTATTAACGAATTCAATGGTGGTGTCGTTGTTGTCTCGCACGATTTCAGATTGCTTGACAAGATTGCAAAGGACATTTTCGTTGTCGAACATAAGACTGCCACCAGATGGGATGGTAGCATCTTGGAttacaagaacaaattGGCCAAGAACGTGGTTTTGTAGATTATTTAATAAATTTTTATGTACAGTCAATTCTATACATTGCCTTCCTGAAATAATTCCAAAGAATGGACAAAACTAAGATACTGCAACTAGAGTAACAGACGGGACAAATAATCATGGTATTAATATTTACCTAGTTTTACACAAATGCTGAGATCACACAGTACCATatgaaacaaagaagtaGTGGTAGCAAGTTGATATTATTGCATTGGTTTCTGTCCGATCAAAGtgatataaaaaaaaagattcaaaaaaaaaaaaaaaaaaaagagaaaaagggaaaaagaTACCTTACAAAACCTTGTTCAACATTGACACAGCATTTATGGTGCTGTAATTATGAGTTTGCAAGATTATGAATAcaacttttgaaatatgatcaACCGTAATATACAATAATTACAGTATGTTGTATCATTCGAAAGTTGGTTGTAAAAAAACACAATTGTTAAGAAGTGAATAGtcattattgaaataatatgcaattgaaaaatttcgGCCATTTCGTAACCATGGTATCAAACGAAACTTGGTTTCGGCAAGGTGGTTACCTGAGGAGCTTCTGTAGCAAACGTAGCACCAGCATAACATTTGCTATGATCATCAGATCTTGATTCAGACCTCATATGATTGCTTTTCTTGTTGCTGCTTTTCGAAGATCTGGAAGATGGAGCAGATGGTGATGAAAACGAAACTGGAACCTGTTGTGGAGGGATACTGTCGTTCTTTCTCGCATTCCTCTTCTTTGAggattttgtttttgaatgagATGAAGAGTTCTCAGAACGTTGTTGACgagattcttctttgggagattttgaaatctgtttGTTGTCAGATGCAGGTTGTTTGGTTTGTTCTGTGTTACCTACAACAGTTTGCGGCTCCACAGATGATTTTGTAATCTGTGCATTATTTGGAGCTGGAGATTGCAGTTTTTGTTGCTGAACTTGTTGGACTTGTTGTGGTTGTGGCTGTGATGAATGtaattgttgatgttgaaaaagTTGTTGCGGTGGGAATGCAATACCTTGTTGGTGAGTCGCATTGTACATTGCTTGAGGGTATGCAGGAGGTTGGTTGATTGGACGACCAGCATTCATAGGAACATACATAGGCAACATACCAGGACCATTTGCAATACCAGCGTAGGGATGTGGACCTAGTTTTGGCACATTGCTCATTAAAAATGGTGGAGGGACCATCATAGGTCCGTAGAGTCCTTGGTTGGGGGGTAAAGGGGATTGCTGGTAAGTTCCGGATGGGCTCAATCTTGGTGAGTTCGAAACAGGCAGtggctgttgttgttgttggttGTGGTTAAGTTGCGGAGAGCTGttctcttttttgtttgaatcTGTCATAGAAAGTAGTTGCTTCAAGTCATCTGATACAAAACCCATGGTATCCATCGCCTCAGATGAAGCAGTGGTCAGCGAAGTTCCTTGATTTCCATAACCAGAGTAAGCAAATTGTGACATAGCAGTCTCATGATCCTGATTGGAAACGACAGGAGGTTCTGCAGACTGCTGCTTTCTAAGCTTTATCTGGTTCTCCATTCGCCTATCAGGTTTTTGCAATCGTGTTTGTTTCTGATGACGGCCTCTATGGCTCGGCATAGATCGTGAGCTATTAAAATACATCGTATCGGTAGACATCATGCAAAAAAGGATTATGATTAATGATAACTATATTTTCTCTTCTCGAAGTCTCGTTTTCGTTTTCTCTATAAATTCCCAAAAGGCCGGATATGGATTAAACTTGATAACATATATTTGTAATTTGTAAAATGATACTAGTTCCACAACTATTCTTTTGCTGAATATTAATCTCTAAACTCTCGCTTatgtttgaagaatgaaaaaatattgatatttttaACTGTCCTTATCAGATATCAGTGTCAGTGTTTTCAATAACTTTGTTGGATTGCTTTTGGCTCTAACAAGATGTAGAtagttttcaaaacagTCTTATCATATCATGAGACATGTGTGTAATGAGTAATGTAAATGAGTAACTtatttgttccatttttAAGAAATTTTGCAAATTGAGGGAGAAAGGAGACAAAAATGATTATAAACCGTTCAGCACGTGCAAAGTGATATCGATATCATTTTGGTATAATAttagtcacgtgatttgtGTACTGTTATATGTTGTAACATGAATATCTACTAGCCATAACGGTATGACGCAGGATGTTAACTCCGGACTCAATCTTCCTGTTGTGTCAGTACTGTATTGTTGTGTACAATTACTTAATCATTGTGGAGGAATCAAAGAAGTGCATTATGCTGATTAGTCTATATAATACTGTCTAGGAAACTCTCgtcttctttcaaagggGTTGGAATATGCGACAGGGGTAGATTGTTGTGCGTGGTGGTGACGGGGTTTTTGTCGTCTGAACTTGATCCTCCATAGGAACTTTCAAAGGACTTAGATCCTAACAGGGGTGCTATTTTAGATTTAGAAGGAAGTTCGTTAGCATTTACTGTACGGTTAAGAAGTAGTTCATTAAGTTCAGATACGCTCATATTCTCTAACTGTTTCTTTGTGAATCTTCTGGTAGTGTCTTGTGGGGTTGCGCTCTTTAAGAAGGGCTGCTCATCGCCTTTTGTCAACAAAATCTCTTTGATCTTTGCAGTAACGTCAGCAATTTGTTCATCGCCAGATCCTGTATCTGGCTCCTCGAGTAGCTCAGATGTGTATCTATGCTCGTTCGACTCTAAAGTCATGGAttgcttctcttcttccGCGGCTTGTGCTTCTGCCTCTGCTTTCTTGTTCAGTGATCTGTATTTTCTATCGCTTGGAGTGGCATGCTTCCTCTTTAGCTTCTCTTTATCTTGAAACTTCTTACGAttgtctttcttcaaactgAATGCATCCATGATGTACCTACTAAATCTTGGAACTGCTATTGTATTGCTTATTCTCCTGCTTCTTTTGCTTGTATCCTTTACTAACCGTTTTTTTGTAGCTAAATTTGTAAGTTTGTTCCAATTGGATCATCTTTTATAAGGCTGGCTATCGACAAATGAATTTGGTAATCCAAATACAAGTTGGATTGAAACGCTAGGGTACATATGAGGTCCATACTATCTCAACGCTGATAAATTGCTTTATATACTTTCATGATGTACGCTTTTTTATATAACTTGCAATGGATCGATGTCAGTTTCCGAAACAATGCAGTCGATGCCTGATTTCGTTAATGAAGGATGCATAACTTTACGCAGAAATCCTCTTTCAGTATTGGAATGATTACAGACAATGACCGCTTTCCCTGATTCTTTGTATCGCAATACTTCATGATGTGATAATTCACCTGTGTAATACAAATCAACGTCTTCACGtaaacttttgaagacGCCAGATCCACTGCCTGCACATAAAGCGACTTTCTTGATTTTATGGTCGGACAATTCATTCTTAGTAGCGACCTGAACAAATGATAAATCCAGTGTATCCTTCACGTTGTTTACGATGTCTTTTAGTGATAATGGTTCGTTCAAATCGACTACACGACCGTATCCAACTTCATGTTCTTCCTCGTCTTGAACAGGAGTGACACGCTCAATTGAAACACTTGAAGATACACTACCACCCAAAGAGCTAACTAACCAGTCATTGACACCGTTCTTAGCTGCATCAATAGCTGTATGGGGGGAATATACAGAAATACctctttgaatcaatttTATTGCTGAAGCATGTTGTGGATTGCTATGTGGTGttaatttcttccaactAGGGAAAATAAACGGATGGTATGCAACTATCAAATTGCATTCTTTAGCTAGGGCTTCTTTTGCTACACTTTCAGTCAAATCAATAGTCAACAACACCTTTGGTTGTGTTTTGGCATGAGATTGCTCGGTGTCAACTGAACAATCTATTAGCAAGCCGGTGTTATCCCATGCAGAATCAGCGTAACTCTCGGGATACAACTGGGATATTTTCTTGATGACAGATTTCAGTTGCGCTCTGGATAGTGCTCTAGACATCTTGGATAGATTATCCTTTGTATATTTTTAGTGGAATGCCGTAAGACAATTCTCTTCAGCTCTTCCGTCTCTAATCAGGCTTAAATTACCTTTCTGCATCTGAATCTTTTTAGTAGCGACTTTACAAAATGTGAAATAAAATATTAATCGAGTGAAAAATAATCGATGGAGTAAACAAAAACGAAGCGGAGTTACTCGAAAGTATATTCAAGCGCTGCTGTTTCTTCCGTGTTTTCGGTTCTTATTCTTAGCATATATTAAGCTTTACTAGCTTATGAACTTTGGGGGCGAATTAGAAGGCTTATCATTATCATAATATGTTGACGCAGGACGATTTGAAGGCCAAGctagagaaagaaataccTAACTTCTACCATGCACTTATAACAGATACATCAAATGGGTGTGGGCAGTCATTCGATGTAGTCGTCGTTAGCGACGTatttgttggaaagaataaGCTATCGCGTTGTAGGATAGTGAATAAGGCGTTAGCTGAAGAAGTAGCCCAAATTCATGCGTTTGGCTGTAAGTGCTATACAACCAATGAATGGAATGAAATTCTAGGGAACTAGATATGGGGTCTACCTCTTTGAAATGATTCAAGTTCGTTGAAAAAACGGACTACTTTTCAGTTAGGTGCGACCTGGTGTCTGCCCCACTCAAATGACCTTTGCCAGCTTCTTTCATTACGCTCTTCCTTCTGCATGTCTGCATTTTAAATGTGCTTGACCCATTCTTATAAAGGAACGCATCGTTTGAGAAACACCAAGGGCATCTAATATTCATATTGGCGAAAAGTTTGTCAAGATTACATTATTGTTATAAGTGTTTAAGTAATATGTATATTAGAATGCGTTATGACATATATCACTTCGAAAAGATATGAAGAGCCGCTACCACTAATTAGCCTTATATGGTGGGGGAAGATCGTCGTTGCCCCATTTCATTTGTTGATTTGCAAGTCCAACGAAACTGAAACGCTTTCCATCTAGAAGAGAAGGCCTTGCTCCATCTTCAGATTGTACGTAAAATCTTTGATTGCGCATTGGTGAATACAGAGAATTTCTCAGATCCTTCAGGTcagatttgaaatatgacTCCTCCAAGAGATTCAATCTCATTGGTACTTTATCTTTCTGAAGTTGTGCCTGTGGTAGTGTGAGGTCAGGTATTTTATCAATAGCAATGTTGGATGTATATGGTGATTGTTCAGGAAGAGTATTTGGCGTCATACTTTCAGGAGGAGACTTAGCAACAACAGGTTGTGGTGACAACAGAGGAGTCACTGTTGCAGCAGGTGTTGTCGACGGCTGTATAATTGGGTGTAATGATCCAGATTCTGGAACAGGATGCATTTTAGCAGCGGTATCCTGTACTGACTTACTTCTCTTACCTAAcctaattcttcttcttcttattaCATTCTCCTcattgtttctttcataaATTCGTTGTTGTATGTTAGCAATTTCCCTTATGTTATAGGAACCGCTTTCCAGAACTTCTGTCGGTAGACTGTTCTGAATAAAATCAGATGCCATTTTGTTGGCAATAATGCTATTACTATTCTCCCTGGTGGGTAATATTTTGGATGGTCGGTGTTTCCCAACTTCTTGTGCGTAAtaattgttcaatgaaGGGATCCGAGAACTGAATCGGCGGAGATTCTGTCTTTCAATACAACCAGGGATTGTTGCTACAGTGTGTGATGATATTGGATTTAGTGCTAAAGAT harbors:
- the MDM34 gene encoding ERMES complex subunit MDM34 (similar to uniprot|P53083 Saccharomyces cerevisiae YGL219C MDM34 Mitochondrial outer membrane protein colocalizes with mtDNA nucleids required for mitochondria shape); this translates as MSFKFNSGTFEDNTFNEQIRDRLTRALNPSRFENPESTSGQDGSDSQKKPKKLDILKSGVTVRQVDFRTIPQLEILDLDVSAQSKSLLKGICKISCKDAMIQITTEIEANLLLLYEAVSPEFTTPKLISNDSFTVPITMTFDHIELEAITNIFVKNTGVGISFNDVNLDFRFECSMKLLQTSIEKRLKNSMETIFKDVLPSVIFNMSQRWFTHGPELVEDPSLIATDSALSEVTPMTILDDSDLQDLSPATMLRLSTLISSRQSLALNPISSHTVATIPGCIERQNLRRFSSRIPSLNNYYAQEVGKHRPSKILPTRENSNSIIANKMASDFIQNSLPTEVLESGSYNIREIANIQQRIYERNNEENVIRRRRIRLGKRSKSVQDTAAKMHPVPESGSLHPIIQPSTTPAATVTPLLSPQPVVAKSPPESMTPNTLPEQSPYTSNIAIDKIPDLTLPQAQLQKDKVPMRLNLLEESYFKSDLKDLRNSLYSPMRNQRFYVQSEDGARPSLLDGKRFSFVGLANQQMKWGNDDLPPPYKAN
- the BOL2 gene encoding Bol2p (similar to uniprot|P53082 Saccharomyces cerevisiae YGL220W) codes for the protein MLTQDDLKAKLEKEIPNFYHALITDTSNGCGQSFDVVVVSDVFVGKNKLSRCRIVNKALAEEVAQIHAFGCKCYTTNEWNEILGN
- a CDS encoding uncharacterized protein (some similarities with uniprot|P40022 Saccharomyces cerevisiae YER034W), yielding MDAFSLKKDNRKKFQDKEKLKRKHATPSDRKYRSLNKKAEAEAQAAEEEKQSMTLESNEHRYTSELLEEPDTGSGDEQIADVTAKIKEILLTKGDEQPFLKSATPQDTTRRFTKKQLENMSVSELNELLLNRTVNANELPSKSKIAPLLGSKSFESSYGGSSSDDKNPVTTTHNNLPLSHIPTPLKEDESFLDSII
- the ARB1 gene encoding ATP-binding cassette family ATPase ARB1 (highly similar to uniprot|P40024 Saccharomyces cerevisiae YER036C) → MAPVSASKAKRDAKKAERDAKRVAAGKTTRRSKKEDETVDEAAAAADKIAQLKLQQDKDGISDRVVTGVLDSLETSRDIKLSSVSLLFHGKVLIQDSQLELNYGRRYGLLGENGCGKSTFLKAVASREYPIPENIDIYLLDEPAEPSEYSALEYVVREAQGELKRLEDLVEKILLEDGPESDLLEPLYERMDDMDPSTFESRAAIILIGLGFNSKTINKKTKDMSGGWKMRVALAKALFVKPTLLLLDDPTAHLDLEACVWLEEYLKRFDRTLVLVSHSQDFLNGVCTNMLDMRLQKLMAYGGNYDSYVKTRSELETNQMKQYTKQQEEIAHIKKFIASAGTYANLVKQAKSRQKILDKMEADGLIQPVAADKVFSFRFPEVERLPPPVLAFDDISFSYDGNSENNLYEHLDFGVDMDSRIALVGPNGVGKSTLLKIMTGQLTTQSGRVSRHSHVKLGVYSQHSQDQLDLTKSALEFVRDKYPHVSQDFQYWRGQLGRYGLTGEGQTVQMGTLSEGQRSRVVFALLALEQPNVLLLDEPTNGLDIPTIDSLADAINEFNGGVVVVSHDFRLLDKIAKDIFVVEHKTATRWDGSILDYKNKLAKNVVL
- a CDS encoding uncharacterized protein (some similarities with uniprot|P53080 Saccharomyces cerevisiae YGL222C EDC1 RNA-binding protein activates mRNA decapping directly by binding to the mRNA substrate and enhancing the activity of the decapping proteins Dcp1p and Dcp2p) yields the protein MMSTDTMYFNSSRSMPSHRGRHQKQTRLQKPDRRMENQIKLRKQQSAEPPVVSNQDHETAMSQFAYSGYGNQGTSLTTASSEAMDTMGFVSDDLKQLLSMTDSNKKENSSPQLNHNQQQQQPLPVSNSPRLSPSGTYQQSPLPPNQGLYGPMMVPPPFLMSNVPKLGPHPYAGIANGPGMLPMYVPMNAGRPINQPPAYPQAMYNATHQQGIAFPPQQLFQHQQLHSSQPQPQQVQQVQQQKLQSPAPNNAQITKSSVEPQTVVGNTEQTKQPASDNKQISKSPKEESRQQRSENSSSHSKTKSSKKRNARKNDSIPPQQVPVSFSSPSAPSSRSSKSSNKKSNHMRSESRSDDHSKCYAGATFATEAPQVTTLPKPSFV
- the NIF3 gene encoding uncharacterized protein (similar to uniprot|P53081 Saccharomyces cerevisiae YGL221C) is translated as MSRALSRAQLKSVIKKISQLYPESYADSAWDNTGLLIDCSVDTEQSHAKTQPKVLLTIDLTESVAKEALAKECNLIVAYHPFIFPSWKKLTPHSNPQHASAIKLIQRGISVYSPHTAIDAAKNGVNDWLVSSLGGSVSSSVSIERVTPVQDEEEHEVGYGRVVDLNEPLSLKDIVNNVKDTLDLSFVQVATKNELSDHKIKKVALCAGSGSGVFKSLREDVDLYYTGELSHHEVLRYKESGKAVIVCNHSNTERGFLRKVMHPSLTKSGIDCIVSETDIDPLQVI
- the COG1 gene encoding Golgi transport complex subunit COG1 (weakly similar to uniprot|P53079 Saccharomyces cerevisiae YGL223C COG1 Essential component of the conserved oligomeric Golgi complex (Cog1p through Cog8p) a cytosolic tethering complex that functions in protein trafficking to mediate fusion of transport vesicles to Golgi compartments) — translated: MSASLFREKSVAEVRDISVQLSRDVVKLREEFGKALKSNYQAVVDTNEQIHSLYENIQDLDSDLLQLCFGDEDLLPRMNDTELPSMKVAKRRGSDGTYGRESSFSSSVQKQHLEESYDFNIDEVQNTLKVSSWVVALTKFKRDPSVSDSLDKLLSSFSDLPITGNVLDYCEKLGEWVITEKPSLTLDQYLSLLSLTEESKYQFDSRVHTWLFDQIVQHPDILSGSVSPKVAQFMKTESFREAMSNRLISQYEAELKNWNAHKDDEIKEPELIDPYDTDKKTSTLVKDITMYELGLTDSRRILLHDCKEKVSELLVHLKSFTSETQYRQITDKLSQMLEKERIRILEDNNGDKPSYSASNMNTLVDALLLERNNSHYVTYLSM